One Glycine soja cultivar W05 chromosome 2, ASM419377v2, whole genome shotgun sequence genomic region harbors:
- the LOC114392072 gene encoding homeobox-leucine zipper protein HOX11-like has protein sequence MELALSLGDTSKSFTFLDKAAVNLPTNKDPPGLFSLAPSFAATAAAADKRSDAAERRGFSSDPPVQLDLLPFSPVLRPQQQPPSQLRIPWLTEACGAARVLDVNLFRAATAEDGDDGTSLSSSPNSAVSPFQMDFCTRNCNAEFGGRNKREQQEAEGRASDDDENGSTRKKLRLSKEQSAFLEESFKEHTTLNPKQKLALAKQLNLRPRQVEVWFQNRRARTKLKQTEVDCEYLKRCCETLTEENRRLQKELQELRALKTSQPFYMQLPATTLTMCPSCERVATNSTTTNQTTTVNNNASQIPVELSLSKPRILPFPNGQAQAHQIASS, from the exons atggaACTGGCTTTGAGTTTGGGAGACACGTCCAAGTCTTTTACCTTTCTCGACAAGGCCGCGGTGAATTTACCCACCAACAAGGACCCACCTGGGTTGTTCAGCTTGGCGCCGAGTTTCGCCgccaccgccgccgccgccgatAAAAGAAGCGATGCTGCTGAGAGGAGGGGTTTTTCTTCAGATCCACCGGTTCAGCTCGACCTTCTTCCTTTCTCTCCGGTTCTCAGACCCCAACAACAACCTCCCtctcaacttcggatcccttgGCTCACCGAAGCAT GCGGGGCAGCGAGGGTGCTAGACGTGAACCTATTCCGGGCGGCGACCGCGGAGGATGGCGACGACGGCACGTCGTTGTCGTCGTCGCCAAACAGCGCGGTGTCGCCGTTTCAGATGGATTTCTGCACCAGGAACTGTAATGCAGAGTTCGGAGGCAGAAACAAGAGAGAGCAGCAAGAGGCTGAGGGTAGAGCGAGTGATGACGATGAAAATGGCTCCACGAGGAAGAAACTCAGGCTCTCTAAGGAACAATCAGCTTTTCTTGAAGAAAGTTTCAAAGAACACACCACTCTCAATCCC AAGCAAAAACTTGCTTTGGCAAAACAGTTAAATCTTCGTCCTCGTCAAGTGGAGGTTTGGTTTCAGAACAGAAGGGCAAG GACAAAGTTGAAGCAAACAGAAGTGGATTGTGAGTATTTGAAGAGATGCTGTGAGACCCTAACGGAAGAGAATAGAAGGTTGCAGAAGGAGCTTCAAGAACTCAGAGCCCTAAAAACTTCACAACCTTTCTACATGCAACTTCCAGCCACCACACTCACCATGTGTCCCTCTTGTGAAAGGGTTGCCACAAATTCCACCACAACTAACCAAACTACCACCGTTAACAACAATGCTTCTCAAATCCCAGTGGAATTGTCTCTCAGCAAGCCCAGAATATTGCCCTTCCCCAATGGACAGGCCCAAGCTCATCAAATAGCTTCTTCATGA